From a region of the Odoribacter splanchnicus DSM 20712 genome:
- the lepB gene encoding signal peptidase I, producing the protein MKKIIKNILQYIAVIVISLVIAILLRLFVVDFYSIPSDSMQPTIEPGDFIMVNKLSFGARMYKNFDFLKDRTEPETYRIKGFSKIHNGDVLVFNFPYSGGWDRISMHLSRFYVKRCIGIPGDSLQIKGGFYEINGRRGIGNLNDQEMLSNYRGEYPQGIYNTYPFDYRLGWNFINFGPLYLPRKGDTLPIDTSAVQIYYKMIKYESGLNLQEREGQVWCGDSLVERYTFRTNWYFMGGDNMWNSQDSRYLGPIPEEFIIGKATLILTAKDPETKAYRWRRFFTRIRKEVKNR; encoded by the coding sequence ATGAAAAAAATTATCAAAAATATACTTCAATATATTGCAGTCATCGTTATTTCGTTAGTGATAGCAATCTTGTTACGACTGTTTGTCGTCGATTTTTATTCCATCCCCAGCGACTCCATGCAACCGACGATAGAACCGGGAGATTTTATTATGGTAAATAAATTGAGTTTCGGTGCGCGGATGTATAAAAATTTCGATTTTCTGAAAGACCGAACAGAACCGGAAACTTACCGGATCAAAGGCTTCTCGAAAATTCATAATGGGGATGTGCTGGTTTTTAATTTTCCCTATTCAGGAGGATGGGACAGGATCAGTATGCACCTTTCCCGTTTCTATGTCAAACGCTGCATCGGTATACCGGGCGATAGTCTGCAAATCAAAGGGGGATTTTATGAAATCAACGGTAGGCGGGGAATAGGCAATCTGAACGATCAGGAGATGCTTTCCAATTATCGGGGTGAATATCCGCAGGGAATATACAACACTTATCCATTCGACTACCGGCTAGGCTGGAACTTTATAAATTTCGGTCCCCTTTATCTGCCCCGTAAAGGGGATACCTTACCGATCGATACTTCAGCTGTCCAGATCTATTATAAAATGATTAAATACGAAAGTGGGCTGAACTTGCAAGAGCGAGAAGGTCAGGTGTGGTGTGGCGATTCACTGGTCGAGCGTTATACTTTCCGTACCAACTGGTATTTTATGGGCGGTGACAATATGTGGAATTCTCAGGATTCGCGCTATCTGGGGCCTATCCCCGAAGAATTTATCATCGGTAAAGCGACCTTGATTCTGACAGCCAAAGATCCCGAAACGAAAGCCTATCGCTGGAGGCGTTTTTTTACCCGGATCAGGAAAGAGGTAAAGAACAGATAG